A window of the Scophthalmus maximus strain ysfricsl-2021 chromosome 8, ASM2237912v1, whole genome shotgun sequence genome harbors these coding sequences:
- the LOC118313210 gene encoding endoplasmic reticulum resident protein 27, translating to MLTALFLAFLVSSVFATNKDGALPRLNDISAAEAFIDSAEVVVIGFLEGEESPGYEELTAAAKRVDSVPVAICTVKEVWAHYQLSSDTITLFRKADNHQDNLVLSEVKKLETDGLVNFISINVIRYITEYTQVTAVGLFNSEVKSHLLLFVNKGTKEFTELKERLEALAPEFTGKFLFVLINGAVKSNSRSLAYFGIKSQDLPRVGIYDGDSDMKWLLPAGEISTERVREFCQSFLGGELKDVKQAGAEAKTEL from the exons ATGCTGACCGCTCTGTTTCTCGCCTTCTTGGTGTCTTCTGTCTTTGCCACGAACAAAG ACGGTGCTCTTCCCAGGCTGAATGACATCAGTGCTGCTGAGGCCTTCATTGACTCCGCTGAAGTGGTGGTCATCGGATTTCTGGAG GGAGAGGAGAGTCCCGGCTATGAGGAGCTGACTGCAGCTGCGAAGCGCGTTGACTCAGTCCCAGTAGCCATTTGCACTGTGAAAGAGGTTTGGGCTCACTACCAGCTCTCCTCAGACACCATCACCCTCTTCAGAAAG GCAGATAACCACCAGGACAATCTCGTTCTCTCGGAGGTTAAGAAGTTGGAAACTGACGGTCTTGTGAACTTCATCAGCATCAACGTGATCCGATACATCACAGAGTACACCCAAGTG acTGCAGTGGGCCTCTTCAATTCAGAGGTGAAGTCACACCTCCTGCTCTTTGTCAACAAGGGAACTAAAGAATTCACTGAGCTCAAGGAGCGACTGGAAGCTCTGGCCCCTGAGTTCACAGGCAAG TTCTTGTTTGTGCTGATTAATGGAGCAGTGAAGTCCAACTCTCGGTCACTCGCCTACTTTGGCATCAAGTCTCAAGACCTCCCACGAGTTGGCATCTACGATGGTGACTCTGACATGAAGTGGCTCCTTCCTGCGGGAGAGATTTCCACCGAACGAGTACGGGAGTTTTGCCAATCCTTCCTAGGAGGAGAACTGAAG gaCGTGAAGCAGGCCGGAGCCGAAGCCAAAACAGAGCTCTAG